A genomic window from Phoenix dactylifera cultivar Barhee BC4 chromosome 7, palm_55x_up_171113_PBpolish2nd_filt_p, whole genome shotgun sequence includes:
- the LOC103702404 gene encoding zinc finger protein CONSTANS-LIKE 2-like: protein MVKAEACESCRSAPCAVYCRADAAALCAACDADIHSANLLARRHHRVPILPVRAGGFVVRPSLNHYYNNHAGGKAETELPGEEEEEDDNDAVLSWLLRDPVKNSNHNNVDGLFGEEVDGFLDLGEYNSGAEKQSTSQKQQQSDPNNGRSEQSFQYEASSEAGFGNLGCTASLSHSLSLSPMEASSVADTTMADISNSHLLPSKGTIDFFSGLPLQMPPQFTPMDREARVLRYREKKKTRKFEKTIRYASRKAYAETRPRIKGRFAKRSDVEVDQFFSTTVMTDSSYGIVPSF, encoded by the exons ATGGTGAAGGCGGAGGCGTGCGAGTCGTGTCGGTCGGCGCCGTGCGCAGTGTACTGCCGGGCCGATGCGGCAGCGCTGTGCGCTGCCTGCGATGCTGACATCCACTCCGCCAACCTGCTCGCCCGCCGCCACCACCGCGTCCCCATCCTCCCTGTCCGGGCCGGCGGCTTCGTCGTCCGGCCGAGCCTTAACCATTACTATAATAACCATGCGGGCGGCAAGGCCGAGACCGAGCTTcctggggaggaggaggaggaggacgataaCGACGCAGTTCTGTCATGGCTGCTCCGTGATCCCGTGAAGAACAGCAATCATAATAACGTTGACGGCCTCTTCGGCGAGGAGGTTGACGGGTTTTTGGATCTCGGCGAGTACAATTCGGGTGCGGAGAAGCAGAGCACGAGCCAGAAGCAGCAGCAATCGGATCCCAACAATGGGAGGAGCGAACAGAGCTTTCAGTATGAAGCCTCCTCTGAAGCTGGATTCGGTAATTTAGGTTGCACTGCTTCACTTAGTCACAGC CTTTCCTTGTCACCGATGGAAGCAAGCAGCGTAGCAGACACCACTATGGCAGATATCTCGAACTCTCACCTTCTACCTTCCAAAGGGACCATAGACTTCTTCTCAGGCCTTCCTCTTCAAATGCCTCCACAATTCACTCCTATGGATAGAGAAGCCAGGGTTCTTAGATacagggagaagaagaagacaagaaaATTCGAGAAGACAATCAGATATGCATCAAGAAAGGCATATGCTGAAACCCGGCCTCGAATTAAAGGCCGTTTCGCTAAGAGATCAGATGTTGAAGTGGATCAGTTCTTTTCTACCACTGTGATGACAGACTCGAGCTACGGCATTGTCCCTTCATTCTAG